Below is a genomic region from Papio anubis isolate 15944 chromosome 14, Panubis1.0, whole genome shotgun sequence.
CAGACAGCTTTAAGAGGCTGAATATCTGCCGCGACCACCGCCCCCAGGCTGGGCGGCAGCAGGGTAGGGGAGAGCAAGGGGCTTTGGGGTCGACCTCCCTGAGGAGGGTAGCCCCAGGGCCCCGCTGTGCCCTCACTGGCCCTTCTTGTAGGCGTTCTTGATGATGGCGTTTTTGAACAGTGTCACCAGGGGAGTCTGGCTCTTCTCGGAGGTCATGAAGCCGCCGTAGCGCTTGTCCTTGGGCGGGCTGCCCCAGCGGAAGTGCTCCATCCTGTAGGGGCCCTCATCCTTCTTCTCGGCCGCCACCAGCAGGCTGTGCTCCAGGTCGGCCCGGGGCCCCGCGCCGTCGTCGGCAGGGCCGTCGGGGCCATCCCCCGCCCGGGGCCGCTGGCCGGTCAGCTCCCTCTTGAACTCCAGGGGGAAGGCCTCGGCCGACTCGTCCTCGGCGCCATTGGGGTACACCTTCACCGGGCGCCGCTTCTTGCCCACCGGCTTGCCCCAGCGGAAGTGCTCCATGGAGTAGGACCGCTTGCCCTCGCGCGGGCCCGGCTCGGCGCCATCGCCACGGGGCTCGGGGCCGCCCTCAGGTAGCAAGCCGCGGTCTTCGCCAGCCGCGACGTCCTCGCGCTTCTGCGCTGCGCCGCTGCCGCTGCTACTGTTGCGGCGGCCGAATCGGTCCCAGCGGAAGTGGCCCATGACGTACTTCCGGGGGTTCTCGGTCAGAGGCTGCTCGTCGCCATTGCCCGGGAACACCGGAGTCTCGGCCGAGAGGTCGGGCTTGCAGGCCCGGATGCACTCCTGGGGGAAGACGCGAGGGCATGAGGGCAGCCCGTGCCCTACACCCCGGCCCGGCCACTGCGCGCGTCACTGCGCCTAGGCCCTGGCTGCCCTTGCCACGTGCCGGGGACACAGGGCGCAATGTCGGGCGTGTCAAGCGTCGAGGCTTCCCTACAGAGCAGGTCTGCCCACCTGCTTTCTTGGCACTCGTGGGCATCTAAGATCTTGCCACCGACTCTTTTGTTCCATCCCCTGCATGCTTCTGCCTGGCAACTGCAACAAACTCCCCATCCCATTCCGTGGTTTGTCTAGCCATCTAGCCATTCCTAGCTTTTGTGACTAGGACCAAAGTCTTATTGTTATATGCCTGACATAAAGGAGTGGCTCCAGGAAAGGCAGACAGGTGGTAGTTATTGGCACTTAATGAATATtgagggcagggcacagtggttcatgcctataatccaacactttgggaggccagggcaggcagatcacctgaagtcaggagttcaagaccagcatggccaatttatggtgaaataccatctctagcataaataaataaataagctgggtgtggtggtgggcacctgtaatcccagctatcaggagcctgagtcaggagaaccacttgaacccgggaggtagaggctgcagtgaggcaagatcacaccactgcactccatacaccagcctgggcaacagagcaagactccatctcataaaaaaatatatatataataaatacatacggTTTAATTCAAGTCCAGGAGGGGAGTGGGGCTGAAATTTGGGGGATAATCTCTCCATGTGATAGAAGTCTGGCTACTAGGGcccatatttttaaacatattttaaataatgcccCAACCTTACCTCAGTGATGGAAAACCTACTTTATGCCCTACCCCAGCTTCATCTCTGCACTAAGCCTCCAAAACTGCACCTTGGTTCTTTCACGACTTCTAAGCTGATCTCTGAGAGATTCCCCCAGTGAGCTCTGGGGCAAGCTCATTTCCCTGTAATCTCATTCTGGCTGGAGGGAGGGGTGGAAAGCCAGGGTTATTTCCATTGCACCGTCTGTGGAACCTGTGTCTCTGCTCCTTGTCCCTGGAGGACTCAGTTGTGGTACATATTTGCTTAGGAAAATGGCTGCGTAGGTTGCAGCCTTGAGTTTTCAGtgataaaaagatgaaaagctCACTGGCTGCTCTCTTACTTGAGAAtagcaaaggagaaaataaaaggattcTACCCACTCTGTTGAGCTGGACATTTCCGACTTCAGGTGTTTAGAATTACAGCTCTGTGGAATGTTAACAATGGAAAaaaactaacttacactcccctCCCCTGGATGGATAATGAAACaggagactcagagaggtgatAGGACCTGGTCAAGGTCCCACAGCTCACGACTGGGACTAGAACCCATGTGTCCTGACTGTGTCCAGTGCGCCCTCCCTGGTGAGCTGTGCAGTGGGTGTCTTAAGTCAAGAGACTCTTGGGTCTTTCTGAACTGGAACTCACAGAATTCCCTGGACTCTTCgtttctattttatattacaCATGGAAATTGCTCTGTGTCTTTGAGGACCTCATTCTATCTTCACCTTAACTCAGCTTCTGCATTGACAAAATACACAGAATGTAATTATGTACATTCCACCCTCAGCACCTGCCAGGTGATGGTAACAGGATTAAAATCCCAGTCACTGATAATAACagtgtgggttttttgtttgcttgtttgttttgttttgttttgagacaaggtcccattctgttacccagactgaagTACgatggcataatcatagcttactgtgacctcaaactcttggcctcaagtgaacctcctaagtagccgggactacaggcacgtgccaccacacctggctaacgtttttattttttgtagaaatgggggtctcactatgttgcccaggctagtcttgaatccctgggctcaagcaatcctcccaccttagcatccaaaagtgctgggattacagccataagccaTCTTGCCTGGTCTCAGTGTGCCTTTTAATCTCTGGATTTGGCATCATTACTCATTTatgccccccaacacacacacacacacacacacacacacacacaccccacacatgcaGATACATACACCCTGTGGTGACCTGGAGGGAGCTCCTATCTGACACAAAGGGCCTTCACATGCTCTGGAAAGACTGCAGAGGGACATGGGGGAAGGCCAGTCCTCCAGAAGTAGCATGAGACATTTGGCACCaattacaggagaaaaaaaaaaaagtcctctggTTTTTCCTTCTTCCAGAGATGATTTGAAGAACTACCTGGCTGGTTTTGCAACTGGTAGTAGATAAAAGGGTAAGAAATATGGAATGAAAATGGCAAGTGATATGAGCTTCTTAAAAAGGAATAGTTTGGGAAGCTAAAGATTTAAAGTACAGAATAGATTGAGGGGGCAATTATTGTTCTTATAGCACCATCTCTAGCTTAAGGGTTTCAAGGTCTCCATAGAAGATGGGGCAGAAAGTAAGGATAACTAAACAGAAATTGTGGACTCAACCCCTCTCCCTGAAGCTGCTTCCTTCCCTCATTCCTTCTCCCATTTCTTACTTCACTGCAAAGTTTCGCTCCTGCCCTGGGTTGAATCACGCCTATCACTGGGAATGAatttccctttccccacaccCCTTTCTTTTGAGCTTTCCCAGCTCCAGTCCCATCTGATGTCTAAGCCAAGATGGCAGTCATGGCCCACGTACCAGCAGGTTGCTTTCCGTGGTGAGGTCCTGACACTGGCTGCTCTCCAGGCACCAGCCACGCACTTCCATGGAGGCCTGAAGCAGCAAGGCCAGCAACAGGGCCCCCGAGCGGCTGCAGCACGATCTCGGCATCTtccaggcaggctgaggcacTGCAGAAGCAAACAAGATTGGTGGGACCCCTGCAAGGAGCAAAACAATGTTGGCCACTCACCAGGAAGGAACCTTGAGCCAACATTAACAACACACTCTCTTGTGGAGTTAAAGGCATTTTAAGGACAGGAGCAATGCTGAGAAAGGAGGTGTGTAGTAGGGTGGTGGTATAAGTTGTGgtaaggaggaagaaatggaCCTGGGTAAACTGTGGCCATTTCCCTGTTGTCTTCTATTAAAATGAGACACCTAAAAAGGTTAAGGCTGGAAGCTATTTTGGGGATTGCTTGGTTCTGCCCCTCCCATGAGAGATGGGAAAATTGAAGCCCAAAGAGAGACAATTACTTTAATGTTCGTGACAAGGTAAGGCTAAGCTCCTAACAGAGAACTCTCCTATTTCACTACATGAAGCTGTAGCTCTAACATGCCAGATCTAAGGGGTTAAAGTAacttgggaaaaacagaggacCCTGAAATTCCTGCTCAAGATGGTCTTTTCCCCTTTTATTCCACCAGGATCCTATCATTCCTCTGAAACTCTATTTCCTATGAATATTGGGTTGACAGCAAAGCAAATAAAACCACTAGCCAATTTAGGCAGCATTTCAAGCAACCTGATTTAATGTCCTGCACACAGATTACTCTGGTGATCACTATTATCCAGACTCCAGTAACTTTGGAGAGCTTCATTTATAAAGCAgatctgagccaggcacagtggcttatgcctgtaatcccagcactctgggaggccgaggcaggcagatcacaaagtcaggagatcgagaccacggtgaaaccctgtctctactaaaaatacaaaaaattagccgggtgcggtggtgggcgcctgtagtcccagctactcaggaggctgaggcaggagaatggcgtgaacccaggaggcggagcttgcagtgagccgagatcacgccactgcactccaggctgggcgacagagcgagactccgtctcaaaaataaaataaaataaaataaaataaaataaaataaataaagcagatcTCAGTTCTTTTAAATCTGGCTCATCTTCTGAATACATCACATGTCAGATGTCTTGTTCTCTAGATCTCTGAAATGTGGTCTGAAATGGCAGGATTTGAAGAGGATGCAGGTGTGGAGGGGAAAGAGACAGACCAGAAGGGAATTACCTCCTGGTGGAACAGCCACTGCAGATACTTTTGAAGAATCCAGAAAGTGCCTGTGGGCAGAAGCTGAGGTCAAGATACCAGGGGACAGTAAAGAGGGGTCATCTATGATACCTCTAGTCCCTTGCGCCCACCCCTTTCTCCAGCACTACCCTCGCACTGCCAGATTTCCCTTAACCAGATGGACCCCCTGAAGCCATCTGGAGGACTGAGATCAGCTCACCACCAACCCGACaatcattttggatttcagaagaTCTTCTCAGCCAGCTGCTAGAAAGAAATGTAATTAGATGAGAAAAGTGATTCACATTAAAGTGTGGATGACTAAGTGTCTTGTCACTCCTAATGAACgctggcattttaaaataagtttgccTAAAAGAAATCTCTCATTTGGGGAGGCGTTGGCCAAATCTTTTTTATATAGGGGAGGCTTTGGAAGTGAAAGTCCTCCGAAGTGCTCATTGTCTACTTCAGAAGGCCACTTCCTTCTCTCTGCCCCACCCTTGCCCTATTCCCCAGGCGCTGGGCCAGCTTCTGAAGCGTTGCCGGGCAAGGCTGAGCATTTTCAGAGCAGCCATTAGATGGCGCTGGCAGCCAGTGACTGGCCCAGGGGCGCTTCTGCCAAAGGGGCAACTGAACGAGCTTTGGTCCTCTCCTGGCTCCAAGAGACAGGCTGTTCCCATTGTAGCCTGCCAGTGATCCAGTTAAAGTACACAGTCCGAACTTGGTGGACCAGGCAATTAGATTAAAGCTCCAAGTTGACTGTAGCACATTTAGCTCTGAAAAATGCCCAGATGTTACAGTCACAGAAAAATGGTAGTTACATATGTCACCAAATGCaaatgtaaagtaacatattagtagaggaaaaaaataaaatcatacaggtCTAATGGTTCCCTCAACTATATTTCAATTGTCGCCAAAGATAACTACTCTGGAGTGATTTCCATTTGCTAGAAGCAATGACTTCAGGCCTTCCTGGAAAGCCCCAGAGAGCATTTCCCCTCCTTATGCCCTATGGGCTGTGTTGTACAATTTGGTAACATATTCACTCCCACCCTCTCAGAGCTTATATTCTGATGCTCAACCGTTAGATGGCTGCTATTGCTAAAGTTTCAGATTCCTTCCTGAAAGATGGTTTTGTGTTTGCATTGTATATTTTgcttatgtatatgtgtatttgcttatgtgtattttcagttttctacaaTGAACAAATATTACCTTTTTGTGTCATTTTCTTAAAGCAACAAATTATTGGGGAAATATCAAATGTTGTGCTTTTTAAAGTAGGGCAAGTATTATAATCCAAAAATGGAAAGCTCTGGAAAAATAGAAACTTGCAATTTGCTCATCCAAAGATTAACTTTGTAGTAGAACT
It encodes:
- the POMC gene encoding pro-opiomelanocortin, producing the protein MPRSCCSRSGALLLALLLQASMEVRGWCLESSQCQDLTTESNLLECIRACKPDLSAETPVFPGNGDEQPLTENPRKYVMGHFRWDRFGRRNSSSGSGAAQKREDVAAGEDRGLLPEGGPEPRGDGAEPGPREGKRSYSMEHFRWGKPVGKKRRPVKVYPNGAEDESAEAFPLEFKRELTGQRPRAGDGPDGPADDGAGPRADLEHSLLVAAEKKDEGPYRMEHFRWGSPPKDKRYGGFMTSEKSQTPLVTLFKNAIIKNAYKKGQ